In the genome of Colwellia sp. PAMC 21821, the window TTACGGTAATGCCGAGCGTCCACTCATAGAAATTGCCCATCGTATCGCCAATGGTGACGATGTTAAAAATATTACCGATGTCCGTGGTAGCGCATTTTTAGCGAACCAAGTATTACCTGGCTGGAAAGGCATAGATTCTCGAACTATTGATAAACCAGGCAAAATCGACCCTATTTATAGCCCATATCAAGATATGACCTCGCCTGATTGTGCCACAACATCAGCCGATGCAGCGACTAATGCCGCTGAAGATATGATAAAAAATGCTGCCGAAAAAGATGTCACTAAAACCGCTCAACCCATTCAGTTAAGCGAGTTTCGCGCAGCAGCACATAAAAATGTGTCGTGGGCAGACAAGAAAAAACCTTGGGAAACCACTTATATTAACTTGCCAACATTTGAGCAAGTTAGAGACAACAAAACTCTTTATGCCCATGCTTCACGTATTTTTCATCAAGAAGTAAACCCAACATCAGCAAAGCCATTAGTGCAAAAGCATGGCAGTCGCTTGATTTGGTTAAATCCGCCAGCAAAGCCGTTGTCTGAAGCAGAAATGGACGGTGTATTTGGTTTACCGTATCAACGTGTGCCGCATCCAAGTTACGGTAACGCTAAAATTCCAGCTTACGACATGATAAAAACCTCTGTCAATATTATGCGTGGCTGTTTTGGTGGTTGTACGTTCTGCTCTATTACTGAGCATGAAGGCCGCATTATTCAAAGCCGCAGTGAAGACTCTATTATTGCTGAAATTGAAGATATTAAGTTAAAAGTGCCTGGCTTTACTGGTGTTATTTCTGATCTCGGTGGCCCGACGGCCAACATGTATAAATTGAACTGTAAAAGTGAGAAAGCGGAAGCCACATGTCGTAAGCCGTCATGTGTTTGGCCAACTATTTGTGGCCATTTAGATACTGACCATACGCCAACCATTAATTTATACCGCAGAGCACGAAAAATCCCCGGCATTAAGAAAATACTGATTGCGTCAGGCGTAAGATACGACTTAGCAATACAAGACCCGGAATATGTAAAAGAGCTCGCAACTCATCATGTTGGAGGCTACTTAAAAATTGCTCCTGAACATACCGAAGAAGGGCCATTAAATAAAATGATGAAGCCGGGTATGGGCAGTTATAACAAGTTTAAAGAAATGTTTGATCATTACTCTAAACTTGCCGGTAAAAAAC includes:
- a CDS encoding YgiQ family radical SAM protein; translated protein: MNLAPTQKTTPKLFDYPKYWAECYGTAPFLPMSRQEMEVLGWDSCDIILVTGDAYVDHPSFGMAVIGRMLESQGFRVGIIAQPDWKTKDAFMQLGKPNLFFGVTAGNMDSMINRYTAERRMRHDDAYTPNDEGGKRPDRAVTAYTQKCKEAYKGVPIIIGGIEASLRRVAHYDYWSDKVRQSVLFDSKADLLIYGNAERPLIEIAHRIANGDDVKNITDVRGSAFLANQVLPGWKGIDSRTIDKPGKIDPIYSPYQDMTSPDCATTSADAATNAAEDMIKNAAEKDVTKTAQPIQLSEFRAAAHKNVSWADKKKPWETTYINLPTFEQVRDNKTLYAHASRIFHQEVNPTSAKPLVQKHGSRLIWLNPPAKPLSEAEMDGVFGLPYQRVPHPSYGNAKIPAYDMIKTSVNIMRGCFGGCTFCSITEHEGRIIQSRSEDSIIAEIEDIKLKVPGFTGVISDLGGPTANMYKLNCKSEKAEATCRKPSCVWPTICGHLDTDHTPTINLYRRARKIPGIKKILIASGVRYDLAIQDPEYVKELATHHVGGYLKIAPEHTEEGPLNKMMKPGMGSYNKFKEMFDHYSKLAGKKQYLIPYFISAHPGTTDLDMVNLALWLKENDFKLDQVQNFYPSPLANATTLYHTEIDSLRNVKKDSATVAVPKGTIQRRLHKAILRYHDPANWGIIRDALTKMGLARKLIGSKPGCLVPNETRNESQQVHYKNNGKGKNNALGNKTSPGQEKRYGKKPITAKKAKPGDKAKQGLTRFSDNQFNDRKPSSPVKKNRSNNPR